The following coding sequences are from one Tissierella sp. window:
- a CDS encoding restriction endonuclease subunit S produces the protein MRLIKEKLGKYIERVENRNTDLKYGINDVRGISNSKQIQQTKADISDRNFDKFQIVGNKNFVFNRRTTRMGEKIGLGFNNTGEEFIVTEDYVVFKVSDIEVILPEYLFIFFNRPEFDRYSRWDSWGSATEFFNWGEMCDVSITIPPLPIQQKYVDVYNAMLANQQCYERGLEDLKLVCDAYIEDLRRNMPCKKIKTYLSEVDERNDGNKVKLARGVDINMQFIEPKRVAEDFEKGKIVQHRQFAYNKVMKANGTKLPLALRDGEDCVISGSYQVFQINDENELYPEYLMLWLSRPETQRYLGFNSWGSTRDVVSFDEIGDITIPIPDIEHQKSAANIYIVYISRKQINERLKAQIKDICPILIKGSIEEAEKLKEA, from the coding sequence ATGAGATTGATTAAAGAAAAACTAGGTAAATATATTGAAAGAGTTGAGAATCGAAATACTGATTTAAAATATGGAATTAATGATGTTAGAGGTATTTCAAACTCAAAACAGATTCAACAGACAAAAGCCGATATTTCTGATAGAAATTTTGATAAATTTCAAATTGTAGGAAATAAAAATTTTGTGTTTAACCGTCGAACGACGAGAATGGGCGAGAAAATAGGGTTAGGTTTTAATAATACAGGTGAAGAATTTATTGTTACGGAAGATTATGTGGTTTTTAAGGTTTCTGATATAGAAGTCATATTACCAGAATATTTGTTTATATTTTTTAATCGACCAGAATTTGATAGATATTCAAGATGGGATTCTTGGGGAAGTGCAACGGAGTTCTTTAATTGGGGTGAAATGTGTGATGTATCCATTACAATTCCACCACTTCCAATTCAACAAAAATATGTAGATGTCTATAATGCTATGCTTGCAAATCAGCAATGCTATGAGCGTGGGCTTGAGGATTTGAAACTGGTTTGCGATGCTTATATTGAGGATTTAAGAAGAAATATGCCTTGTAAAAAGATTAAAACTTATTTATCGGAAGTTGATGAACGAAATGATGGAAATAAGGTTAAACTTGCACGGGGAGTTGATATTAATATGCAATTCATTGAACCCAAAAGAGTTGCTGAAGACTTTGAAAAAGGAAAAATAGTTCAGCATAGACAATTTGCTTATAACAAAGTAATGAAAGCAAATGGAACAAAACTACCTTTAGCATTAAGAGATGGCGAAGACTGCGTTATATCTGGTTCATATCAAGTCTTTCAAATAAATGATGAAAATGAATTATATCCTGAATATCTCATGTTATGGTTATCACGACCTGAGACACAAAGATATCTTGGCTTTAATTCATGGGGTTCTACAAGAGATGTTGTGAGTTTTGATGAAATTGGTGATATTACAATTCCTATTCCAGATATTGAACATCAAAAAAGTGCTGCAAATATTTATATTGTTTATATTTCAAGAAAACAAATTAATGAAAGGCTTAAAGCGCAGATTAAAGATATTTGCCCAATCCTAATAAAAGGCTCTATAGAAGAAGCTGAAAAATTAAAGGAGGCATAA
- a CDS encoding N-6 DNA methylase produces the protein MAKKKADEKAINIDNILFNCRDILRAARNSGSFFEKRDMVLTLVFLRFIGEKYEDGIEKLRQTLIEQGLDPEDENIRSAFFDDATFTDGTYNLPVESRWSTIINTPAPKLNVALDTALHSIATDSKDLKGCFVEGTFTTRNLAPNDIKKIIDEVNKISHKAFGEEKDLIGHVYEYFLKEFAVNATKEEGEFYTPHDVVELIASMIEPYEGTLYDPACGSGGMFIQSAELVKSKQGNINSINIYGQEKEPATYRLAKMNLALRGISHHLGETSDSSFTNDLHKGLYFNYIMANPPFNLKGWYNDNLKNDARWSDYVTPPESNANYAWILHMLSHLKPADGIAGFLLANGALNDSDTLEIRKKLIQNDKVEAIVVLPRELFITTDISVTLWILNQNKKGGNYHGRNHRNREHEILFMDLRQWTENPVKGENKKKVRLIPEQIEKAADIYHTWQSEGCDGTKFEAPELYRSVGIAEIEIKGWALTPSKYIEFIDNDLNIDYEKEMARIQTEMQDIMKAEKKSQQMLEDAFRGIGYEID, from the coding sequence ATGGCAAAGAAGAAAGCTGATGAAAAGGCAATAAACATTGATAATATTTTATTTAATTGTAGAGATATTCTACGTGCAGCACGTAACTCAGGTTCGTTCTTCGAGAAGCGTGACATGGTGCTTACACTTGTTTTTTTACGTTTTATTGGTGAAAAGTACGAGGATGGAATTGAAAAGCTTCGTCAGACTTTAATTGAACAAGGACTAGATCCTGAGGATGAAAATATTAGATCAGCATTTTTTGATGATGCTACCTTTACAGATGGAACATATAATCTGCCAGTAGAATCACGCTGGTCAACTATTATCAATACACCTGCACCAAAACTTAATGTTGCACTTGATACTGCTCTTCATAGTATTGCGACAGATTCAAAAGACTTGAAAGGTTGTTTTGTCGAAGGCACATTTACAACACGAAACCTTGCACCTAACGACATAAAGAAAATTATTGATGAAGTAAATAAAATTAGTCACAAGGCATTTGGAGAAGAAAAAGACCTTATTGGACATGTATATGAATACTTCCTTAAAGAATTTGCTGTTAATGCTACAAAAGAAGAAGGAGAATTCTACACTCCTCATGACGTTGTAGAGCTTATTGCATCTATGATTGAGCCATATGAAGGAACTCTATATGATCCCGCTTGTGGATCTGGCGGTATGTTCATTCAAAGTGCTGAACTTGTAAAATCAAAACAAGGTAATATTAATAGCATAAACATTTATGGACAGGAAAAGGAACCAGCCACATATCGTCTTGCAAAAATGAATCTTGCATTACGTGGAATTAGTCACCATCTTGGTGAAACTAGTGATTCGTCTTTTACTAATGATTTACACAAAGGTTTGTATTTTAACTACATTATGGCAAATCCACCTTTCAATCTTAAAGGTTGGTATAATGACAATTTAAAAAATGATGCTCGTTGGTCAGACTATGTTACACCTCCAGAAAGCAATGCAAACTATGCTTGGATTTTGCATATGCTTTCCCACTTAAAACCAGCAGACGGTATCGCAGGGTTCTTGCTTGCTAACGGTGCATTAAATGATAGTGACACTTTAGAGATTCGTAAAAAACTTATTCAAAATGATAAGGTGGAAGCAATTGTTGTTTTGCCAAGAGAATTATTCATTACTACTGATATTAGCGTTACCCTTTGGATTTTAAACCAAAATAAAAAAGGTGGTAACTATCATGGAAGAAATCACCGTAATCGTGAACATGAAATACTCTTTATGGATTTGCGTCAATGGACAGAAAACCCTGTTAAAGGTGAAAATAAAAAGAAAGTCCGATTGATACCAGAGCAGATTGAAAAAGCAGCTGATATTTATCACACATGGCAAAGCGAAGGATGTGACGGAACAAAATTCGAAGCACCTGAACTTTATCGAAGTGTGGGTATTGCTGAGATTGAAATAAAAGGCTGGGCACTTACTCCAAGCAAATATATAGAATTTATTGATAATGACCTAAATATTGATTATGAAAAGGAAATGGCTCGTATTCAGACAGAAATGCAGGATATAATGAAAGCTGAAAAAAAATCCCAGCAAATGTTGGAAGATGCATTTAGGGGGATTGGCTATGAGATTGATTAA
- a CDS encoding helix-turn-helix transcriptional regulator, which translates to MKVSYKKLWKLLIDRDMKKRDLQKIAGISSSSIAKLSKNEYVSMEVLVKVCTALNVDFADVIEIVSDENIEGEEI; encoded by the coding sequence ATGAAAGTAAGCTATAAAAAACTATGGAAATTGCTTATAGATAGAGATATGAAAAAAAGAGATTTACAAAAGATTGCAGGTATTAGTTCTTCTTCAATTGCAAAGTTATCTAAAAATGAGTATGTAAGTATGGAAGTGCTGGTAAAAGTTTGTACAGCACTAAATGTTGATTTTGCAGATGTAATAGAAATTGTTTCAGACGAAAATATAGAGGGTGAGGAAATATAA
- a CDS encoding helix-turn-helix domain-containing protein, whose translation MLKHLQLQSGRKLKGSSLREQVKYLTEQGYSIREISSMLKCSTTTVSTKRAEIKAMDSLEVQ comes from the coding sequence TTGCTGAAGCATTTGCAATTGCAATCTGGCAGAAAATTAAAAGGTTCTAGCCTTAGAGAGCAGGTAAAATACTTAACGGAACAAGGCTATTCTATACGAGAAATAAGTTCTATGCTTAAATGCTCAACTACTACAGTGTCAACCAAAAGAGCAGAGATTAAGGCAATGGATAGTTTAGAGGTGCAATAA
- a CDS encoding helix-turn-helix domain-containing protein, which translates to MQRQREGIDIAKQQGKYKGRPKKSFDNFTELYASVKNEEISISKASKLLGVSRSTFYRKMKEHEDSSEIDFG; encoded by the coding sequence TTGCAGCGGCAGCGTGAAGGTATTGATATTGCTAAGCAGCAAGGTAAATACAAAGGTAGACCTAAGAAGTCATTTGATAACTTCACGGAGTTATATGCTTCTGTAAAAAATGAAGAAATAAGCATATCTAAGGCAAGCAAGCTATTAGGGGTATCACGCTCAACCTTTTACAGGAAAATGAAGGAGCATGAGGATAGCAGTGAGATTGATTTTGGATAA
- a CDS encoding SAVED domain-containing protein — protein MGGKEASRGFLYQAFASVLEALYKESWDKIYIEMHSANDKVDIALEEDGKIIRSIQVKSTINTFSKESVKKWLQDLIKDDVGTIEFELFLIGQCDDEAITFINSMDKLQSDKLDGKARTSLKGFDTSIIKGKIIKFTCLPFNVNVLEKIVRDSLHQYISYSNRTLTFDQISFIASATVNDQMISSTHGNGIDRKVFDEELEKRIFLVADKYTPKRVSIGVKSFSRGTGQLENETQSCLSLIDKFDGRNLKYGYDWNIDIYKELDGFLISNTCNKQAYQIFLETHSSIAFASGRLFDSKSGVNIFPIQRSSTNGTILWDVKLSSNESYPNWDISHEGLNEGQYDSALILNVTRNIYDDVIHYIKENNLSIGRVIKCTPNINGATNFSIKDGTHATVLANSVYSAIAQRSTAERRATLHIFAAAPNAFMFFLGQNSRGFGKCILYEYDFDQRDSCSYLSSIDFTN, from the coding sequence ATGGGAGGAAAAGAAGCGTCACGAGGATTCTTATATCAAGCCTTTGCTTCAGTTCTTGAAGCTTTGTACAAAGAGAGCTGGGATAAAATTTATATAGAGATGCACTCTGCTAACGATAAGGTTGATATTGCACTAGAAGAAGACGGAAAAATTATTAGAAGTATTCAAGTTAAATCGACAATAAATACTTTCAGCAAAGAATCTGTGAAAAAGTGGTTACAGGATCTTATCAAAGATGATGTAGGTACGATAGAATTTGAGCTTTTTTTAATAGGACAATGCGATGATGAAGCTATTACATTTATAAATTCTATGGACAAACTTCAAAGTGACAAATTGGATGGCAAAGCGAGAACATCACTAAAAGGATTTGATACAAGTATTATTAAAGGTAAAATAATAAAGTTTACATGTCTTCCATTTAATGTTAACGTATTGGAAAAGATTGTTAGAGATTCTTTACATCAATACATTTCATATAGCAATCGAACTTTGACATTTGATCAAATAAGTTTCATCGCTTCGGCTACTGTAAACGATCAGATGATTTCTTCAACACACGGAAATGGTATTGATAGAAAAGTATTTGACGAAGAATTAGAAAAGCGCATTTTTCTAGTCGCAGATAAATATACACCTAAAAGGGTATCAATCGGGGTAAAAAGCTTTTCTCGTGGCACAGGGCAATTGGAAAATGAAACTCAGAGTTGCTTATCACTAATTGATAAATTTGATGGTCGCAATTTAAAATATGGGTATGACTGGAATATAGATATTTATAAAGAATTGGATGGATTCCTGATTTCCAACACATGTAATAAACAAGCGTATCAAATATTTTTAGAGACCCACTCATCTATAGCTTTTGCCTCAGGAAGATTATTTGATAGTAAGTCGGGAGTTAATATTTTTCCAATACAACGATCATCAACTAATGGTACTATATTATGGGATGTAAAACTATCATCTAATGAAAGTTACCCTAACTGGGATATTTCTCACGAAGGATTAAATGAAGGTCAGTATGATTCTGCATTAATATTAAATGTTACTCGAAATATATATGATGACGTAATACACTATATAAAAGAAAATAATTTGTCAATTGGGCGTGTTATTAAATGTACGCCAAATATAAACGGTGCTACAAACTTCTCGATTAAAGACGGAACGCATGCAACTGTTTTAGCTAATTCAGTTTATAGCGCTATCGCACAAAGAAGCACGGCTGAACGGCGTGCAACATTACATATTTTTGCTGCTGCACCAAATGCATTTATGTTTTTCTTAGGACAGAATTCAAGAGGATTTGGTAAGTGTATTTTGTACGAATATGATTTTGACCAGCGAGACTCGTGTTCGTATTTATCATCAATAGATTTTACAAATTAA